A genomic window from Tolypothrix sp. PCC 7910 includes:
- a CDS encoding tetratricopeptide repeat protein gives MSDEFYYRGLEKAKQKDYAGAIEEFNRALQVTPFFPEAYLQRGLAYYDSGVILQAVSDYTEALKQNPQSLAAYYSRALARVALKNLPGALEDVESAIRLNYNYPAAHSLRGMVRRKQGYIQDAIANFKKAAELYLEQKDTENCRLCLERIKELQPPEKPPVLSQKAPNITIKSEKDYFKQLLDKAEKGDTREAIEDLNWVLQADPQDAQAYCCRGVVRCKMGNYQEAIADFNQALRLDFHDAIVYRNRGKARYLLADYQGAIADFNQALQIQPQDALVFVARGNAYRAMSNYLGAIQDYSQAISINPDDAQAYYNRGITHTLLEEMLAARDDYQKAISIFLEKEDWDNYHQVLNSLNKIQKSLPENQNQKYNLLRQRLLRMVGGQWEIAQRLIQQKKDYYPQMPEEWYLQKVIADLERDRNN, from the coding sequence ATGAGTGACGAATTTTATTACCGAGGGTTGGAAAAAGCTAAACAAAAAGATTACGCTGGAGCCATTGAGGAGTTTAACCGTGCTTTGCAAGTTACGCCTTTCTTTCCTGAAGCTTACTTGCAAAGGGGTCTAGCATATTATGACTCCGGGGTAATTCTGCAAGCCGTTTCCGATTACACTGAGGCTTTGAAGCAAAATCCCCAAAGTTTAGCAGCATACTATTCTCGCGCCTTGGCTAGAGTGGCGTTGAAAAATTTGCCGGGTGCGTTAGAAGATGTAGAATCTGCCATTCGTCTCAATTATAATTACCCTGCTGCTCATAGCTTGCGGGGGATGGTGCGGCGGAAACAAGGATATATTCAAGATGCGATCGCTAATTTTAAGAAAGCCGCAGAATTATATCTAGAGCAGAAAGACACAGAGAATTGCCGTCTGTGTTTGGAAAGAATCAAAGAACTACAGCCACCAGAAAAACCCCCTGTTTTATCGCAAAAAGCACCGAATATTACCATTAAATCAGAAAAAGATTATTTTAAACAATTGTTAGATAAGGCAGAAAAAGGCGACACCCGCGAAGCCATTGAAGATTTAAACTGGGTGTTGCAAGCCGATCCGCAAGATGCACAGGCTTACTGCTGTCGTGGCGTGGTGCGGTGCAAAATGGGTAACTATCAAGAAGCGATCGCAGATTTTAACCAAGCATTGCGGCTAGATTTTCACGATGCAATTGTCTATCGCAACCGGGGGAAAGCACGTTATTTACTGGCTGATTATCAAGGTGCGATCGCGGATTTTAACCAAGCGCTACAAATTCAACCCCAGGATGCTTTGGTTTTTGTAGCTAGGGGTAATGCTTATCGCGCGATGAGTAATTATTTGGGTGCAATTCAAGACTATAGCCAAGCGATATCAATTAATCCTGATGATGCCCAAGCTTACTATAATCGCGGGATTACTCATACTTTATTAGAAGAAATGTTAGCAGCTAGGGATGATTATCAAAAAGCTATCAGTATTTTTTTAGAAAAAGAAGATTGGGATAATTATCACCAAGTTTTAAATAGTCTCAACAAAATTCAAAAGTCTCTACCCGAAAATCAAAACCAAAAATATAACTTGCTACGTCAGCGGTTGTTGCGAATGGTTGGGGGACAGTGGGAAATCGCTCAACGCTTAATTCAGCAGAAAAAAGATTATTATCCACAAATGCCAGAAGAGTGGTATTTGCAAAAGGTGATTGCTGATTTAGAGCGCGATCGTAATAATTAA
- a CDS encoding cytochrome P450: MRLPNQLTTPSLFQQIQWVADPVGYMETAAQQYPDIFTGRIVGFGDTVVFLNHPQAIQELLTNDKKKFTAPGKFNSIGKPIFGNSSIAMLEGDSHKRRRQLLMPPFHGERMRSYGELICNLSTQVFSQLPIQQTFSTCVAMQDIALQVILKAIFGFYEGERYQKIKHLLASLLDVFQSPLTSSFLMFPVLQKDLGAWSIWGNFLRLRQQIDELLYTEIAERRQQFDPNRVDILSLMMSAVDADGQTLTDEELRNELITLMFASYETTAISMAWAFYWIHYKPEVREKLLKELDTLGDSPDPMSIFRLPYLTAVCHESLRIHPVLMLTLPRVVQEPVEVLGYPLPIGTVVAGCIYLTHRRQDLYPQPSEFKPERFLERQFSHYEFLPFGGGARRCIGEALAMFEMKLVIATILSQYQLALADHKPEQLQRRGVALGASRGIKMLITGRRVRQESPPIVAAASAS; the protein is encoded by the coding sequence ATGAGACTACCCAATCAACTAACAACACCATCTCTGTTTCAGCAAATTCAATGGGTTGCCGATCCTGTAGGATATATGGAAACAGCAGCTCAGCAATATCCTGATATTTTTACTGGCAGGATAGTAGGCTTTGGCGATACTGTTGTATTCTTGAACCATCCGCAAGCAATTCAAGAGCTTTTAACCAACGATAAAAAGAAGTTTACAGCGCCTGGTAAATTTAACTCAATTGGCAAGCCCATCTTTGGTAATTCTTCCATTGCGATGCTAGAAGGCGATTCTCACAAACGGCGGCGGCAACTGTTAATGCCTCCCTTTCATGGAGAGCGAATGCGGAGTTACGGTGAGCTAATCTGTAATCTGAGTACACAAGTCTTTAGCCAGTTACCTATACAACAAACCTTTTCAACTTGTGTTGCCATGCAGGATATAGCATTGCAAGTTATCTTAAAAGCTATTTTTGGCTTTTATGAAGGTGAACGTTACCAAAAAATCAAGCATCTCCTCGCTTCCTTGTTAGATGTTTTTCAATCACCACTAACTTCTAGCTTTCTGATGTTTCCCGTCTTACAGAAAGATTTAGGAGCTTGGAGTATTTGGGGAAATTTTCTACGATTAAGACAGCAAATTGATGAATTACTTTATACTGAAATCGCAGAACGTCGGCAACAATTTGATCCAAATCGTGTTGATATTCTCTCTTTAATGATGTCTGCAGTGGATGCAGATGGCCAAACACTGACGGATGAGGAGTTGCGGAATGAGCTCATCACTCTAATGTTTGCTTCATACGAAACCACTGCAATATCTATGGCTTGGGCATTTTACTGGATTCATTACAAGCCAGAAGTTCGTGAAAAATTACTTAAAGAACTGGATACACTAGGTGATTCTCCAGACCCTATGAGCATTTTCCGATTACCTTATCTTACTGCCGTCTGTCATGAAAGTTTACGAATTCACCCAGTCTTAATGTTAACCTTGCCCAGAGTAGTACAAGAACCTGTTGAAGTACTAGGATATCCATTGCCGATTGGTACTGTTGTAGCTGGGTGTATTTATTTAACTCATCGCCGTCAGGATTTATATCCTCAACCCAGCGAATTTAAGCCAGAACGGTTTCTAGAGCGCCAATTTTCTCATTATGAGTTTCTACCTTTTGGTGGTGGCGCTCGTCGTTGTATCGGTGAAGCTTTAGCGATGTTTGAAATGAAACTAGTAATAGCAACTATCCTATCCCAGTATCAACTAGCTTTAGCCGATCACAAACCAGAACAACTTCAACGTCGAGGTGTTGCTCTGGGAGCAAGCAGAGGAATTAAGATGCTAATTACCGGACGACGTGTGCGTCAAGAATCTCCACCAATTGTAGCAGCTGCATCAGCATCCTAG
- a CDS encoding terpene synthase family protein — MEKFVLPNLYCPFPTRINPHVEVLADYSMEWVLRYKLMDRESLYQKFSKAKFYLLTAGAYPDCPLEELKIANDVISWLFIWDDQCDVSDLGKKPELVKSLCNRFIEILNGAELTPDDLPLGFALRNIRQRIINRGNITFFHHFIHNFEDYFHGCIEESNNRTKLIVPDLQKYIEIRSFNAAAALCLNLIEFCNRVNIPYYLRKHEIFKSLSQITIKILGWSNDIFSVQREMANGEVHNLVIVLCYQQQKSIAQSIKTAAKMHDLEVNKLIELENSMPFLGEEVHTIITKYISGLHSWIRGNLDWYTHTGRYEIFEKIETNSKTFEILSS, encoded by the coding sequence ATGGAAAAGTTTGTTTTACCAAACTTATACTGCCCATTCCCAACGCGTATAAATCCTCATGTTGAAGTTTTAGCAGACTATTCAATGGAATGGGTATTGCGCTACAAACTTATGGATAGAGAGTCACTTTATCAAAAGTTTTCTAAAGCGAAATTTTATTTACTAACTGCAGGTGCTTATCCTGATTGTCCACTTGAAGAATTAAAGATTGCTAATGACGTAATTAGTTGGTTATTTATTTGGGATGACCAATGTGATGTATCTGATTTAGGCAAAAAACCAGAATTAGTCAAGAGTCTATGCAACAGATTTATAGAAATATTAAATGGTGCAGAACTCACTCCTGATGATTTACCTTTAGGATTTGCCTTAAGAAATATCAGACAGCGAATTATTAATCGAGGTAATATAACATTTTTTCATCATTTCATTCACAACTTTGAAGATTATTTCCACGGGTGTATTGAAGAGTCAAATAATCGTACAAAACTCATAGTACCAGATTTACAAAAATATATTGAAATCCGTAGTTTCAATGCTGCTGCTGCTCTTTGTCTTAACTTAATTGAATTTTGTAACCGAGTAAATATTCCTTATTATTTAAGAAAACATGAGATATTTAAGAGCTTATCTCAAATAACTATTAAGATTCTTGGTTGGTCAAATGATATCTTTTCTGTTCAGAGAGAAATGGCTAATGGTGAGGTACATAATCTAGTTATAGTACTATGCTATCAACAGCAAAAAAGTATAGCTCAATCAATAAAAACGGCTGCTAAAATGCATGATTTAGAGGTTAATAAACTTATAGAATTAGAAAATAGTATGCCATTTTTAGGTGAAGAAGTACATACTATAATCACAAAATATATTTCAGGATTACACTCTTGGATACGCGGAAATCTCGATTGGTATACTCATACTGGACGCTATGAAATTTTTGAAAAAATTGAAACAAACAGTAAAACTTTTGAAATACTTAGTAGTTGA